From Varibaculum massiliense, a single genomic window includes:
- a CDS encoding HypC/HybG/HupF family hydrogenase formation chaperone — protein MCLGVPAEIVAFDENESGRAKVSLSGVERMISTDLLADEGLKVGDWVLVHVGFAMSQIDAQEAATTLDQIRKLGQFEDELEQFKTTSV, from the coding sequence ATGTGCTTGGGAGTTCCTGCCGAAATCGTGGCATTCGATGAAAATGAGAGTGGTCGTGCCAAGGTTTCGCTATCCGGGGTGGAACGGATGATTTCCACGGATTTGCTGGCAGACGAGGGTTTGAAAGTCGGCGATTGGGTGCTGGTGCATGTGGGATTTGCGATGTCGCAAATCGACGCCCAAGAGGCCGCCACCACTTTGGATCAAATTAGGAAACTGGGGCAGTTTGAAGACGAACTAGAGCAATTTAAAACCACCTCGGTTTAA
- the hypF gene encoding carbamoyltransferase HypF → MRRAYRLRGVVQGVGFRPHVAKVAADFPISGFVGNDDESVFIEAQGAASDIENFMTKMLATLPPLASVLQCIAREIPEQEGENGFRIVSSRRRSGARTLIPPDTATCPDCCREMTDPNNRRYHYPFITCTNCGPRATIMVDLPYDRDTTTMVKFPMCPVCRAEYTDPKNRRYHAQPVSCFDCGPVLWVSDTKNPELRPPAGNRRPLIAAALSEARARLRRGEILAVKGIGGFHLLCDARNQEAVARLRKRKNRGDKPFAVMAPNVDTAQRLAHLNPQQLTELSSPARPIVIAPFGPGYDLAPAVAPGLGDVGILLPYAPLHLELLSAECAEMSLVATSGNLAGEPLCFTNEDALARLAKIADGFVFHDRDIHLPMEDSVFLANSQVTIPSRRSRGYAPLPVPLPQAAAVPTLAVGGELKNSFCLSSGDWAHISGHIGDMGTLASQESLDRAVTQMLNFQHQQPEKVVCDLHPAYSTVSWASRFADQRGIELLQVQHHVAHAYSLLAERSHLDSAVVVAVDGTGYGLDGTIWGGEILEIAGAAWQRRAHLPSFSLVGGDRAVRYPWRVALGIAHDWKLEGITQKISSEIGNRQGKSAELELVKSQLNSGFGVVATTSCGRLFDAAAAILGICTSVTYEAQAAMELEYAATTWANRNAEMQTQRFGSYRELFEMLTEDEREVGERAWQFHLGLAQLLAAQAGETAEKARIKTVGLTGGVALNRLFSSHFAQIMREGGYKVLTHKTVPPNDGGLSLGQAWAAVLGAC, encoded by the coding sequence ATGCGGCGAGCCTATCGGCTGCGCGGAGTCGTGCAAGGGGTGGGGTTTCGCCCGCACGTAGCGAAAGTCGCCGCTGACTTCCCCATCAGTGGTTTCGTGGGCAATGATGACGAATCGGTGTTTATTGAAGCCCAAGGCGCCGCCAGCGATATTGAAAACTTCATGACGAAAATGCTGGCGACCCTACCTCCCCTGGCGAGCGTCCTCCAGTGCATTGCTCGAGAGATTCCAGAGCAGGAGGGCGAAAATGGATTTAGGATTGTGTCTTCGCGGCGGCGTTCTGGCGCGCGCACTTTGATTCCCCCCGATACCGCCACCTGCCCGGATTGCTGCCGGGAAATGACTGACCCAAATAATCGGCGCTATCACTATCCCTTCATTACCTGCACCAATTGTGGTCCGCGGGCAACGATTATGGTGGATTTGCCCTACGACCGGGACACCACCACTATGGTTAAGTTCCCGATGTGTCCGGTCTGTCGAGCAGAATATACTGATCCGAAAAATCGGCGTTACCACGCGCAACCGGTGAGTTGTTTTGATTGCGGCCCGGTATTGTGGGTAAGCGATACTAAAAACCCAGAGTTGCGCCCTCCAGCGGGAAATCGCCGCCCCTTAATCGCCGCCGCCCTATCTGAGGCTCGTGCGCGTTTGCGGCGCGGAGAAATCCTGGCGGTGAAAGGTATTGGTGGTTTTCATCTGCTGTGCGATGCCCGCAATCAAGAGGCGGTGGCGCGGCTGCGTAAACGGAAAAACCGGGGGGATAAGCCGTTTGCAGTGATGGCGCCCAATGTTGATACTGCTCAAAGACTTGCACACTTAAATCCCCAGCAGTTAACGGAACTTTCTTCCCCGGCGCGCCCCATTGTAATCGCGCCTTTTGGTCCCGGATACGATTTAGCACCAGCGGTTGCTCCCGGGTTAGGGGATGTGGGGATTTTATTGCCCTACGCCCCTTTGCACTTAGAACTGTTAAGCGCAGAATGTGCCGAAATGTCTCTGGTGGCAACTTCCGGGAATCTGGCGGGAGAACCGCTGTGTTTTACCAACGAGGACGCGCTCGCGCGTTTGGCGAAAATAGCTGATGGTTTCGTTTTCCATGACCGCGATATTCACCTGCCGATGGAGGACTCGGTATTTTTGGCCAACTCGCAGGTAACAATCCCTTCCCGCCGTTCGCGGGGGTACGCACCACTGCCGGTGCCGCTGCCGCAGGCAGCCGCAGTACCGACTTTGGCGGTAGGCGGGGAACTAAAAAATAGTTTCTGCCTGTCCAGTGGAGATTGGGCGCATATATCGGGTCATATTGGGGATATGGGTACTCTCGCCAGTCAGGAATCCTTGGACAGAGCGGTAACCCAAATGTTGAATTTCCAACATCAGCAGCCTGAAAAAGTTGTCTGCGACCTGCACCCTGCCTATTCCACTGTCAGTTGGGCTTCCCGTTTCGCTGACCAGCGCGGCATCGAGTTGTTACAGGTGCAGCACCATGTGGCACACGCCTATAGCCTGTTGGCAGAGCGCTCTCACCTGGATTCGGCGGTAGTTGTGGCAGTAGATGGCACCGGGTATGGTCTAGATGGCACTATCTGGGGCGGAGAAATCCTGGAGATTGCGGGAGCTGCTTGGCAACGCCGCGCGCACCTGCCCTCATTTAGTCTGGTGGGAGGAGATCGCGCCGTGCGCTACCCCTGGCGGGTCGCCTTGGGGATTGCCCATGATTGGAAGCTGGAGGGGATTACCCAAAAAATCAGCAGCGAGATTGGGAATCGACAAGGAAAAAGTGCCGAATTAGAACTAGTCAAAAGCCAGTTAAATAGTGGTTTTGGAGTAGTCGCCACCACCAGTTGTGGCAGATTATTTGATGCCGCGGCTGCCATATTAGGTATCTGCACGTCAGTCACCTACGAGGCACAAGCAGCAATGGAACTAGAGTATGCTGCCACCACTTGGGCAAATAGGAACGCGGAGATGCAAACTCAGCGCTTTGGTAGCTACCGGGAACTTTTCGAGATGCTCACTGAGGACGAGAGGGAAGTGGGCGAGCGTGCCTGGCAGTTCCATCTGGGACTGGCGCAGCTATTGGCTGCCCAGGCTGGGGAAACTGCCGAAAAAGCGAGGATCAAAACCGTGGGGTTGACCGGTGGCGTTGCCCTAAATCGCCTATTTTCTAGCCATTTCGCTCAGATTATGCGCGAAGGTGGCTACAAAGTCTTGACTCACAAAACCGTACCCCCAAATGATGGGGGGCTGAGCCTAGGGCAGGCGTGGGCAGCAGTTTTGGGGGCTTGTTAG
- a CDS encoding hydrogenase maturation nickel metallochaperone HypA, with the protein MHEVALSRQLARIVSRHAAGREVLEVELEVGHLRQVVPEALQFAWGAVRKNTLSGPAQLNITEIPAVIVCQNCGSKTQLEEVLDFRCANCSSREVAVISGEEFRVVSIEVTPERKQ; encoded by the coding sequence ATGCATGAAGTTGCGCTTTCCCGCCAACTAGCTCGCATCGTTTCCCGGCATGCGGCGGGACGTGAGGTTCTAGAGGTAGAGCTAGAGGTGGGGCATTTACGACAAGTAGTACCAGAAGCATTGCAATTTGCTTGGGGTGCCGTTCGTAAAAACACTTTGTCGGGTCCTGCCCAGCTTAATATCACCGAGATTCCAGCGGTGATTGTTTGCCAAAACTGTGGATCAAAAACCCAGTTGGAGGAAGTTTTAGATTTTCGCTGCGCAAACTGTTCCTCCCGTGAGGTAGCGGTCATTAGCGGGGAAGAGTTTAGAGTAGTGTCCATAGAAGTCACGCCAGAGAGGAAACAATAA
- a CDS encoding nickel-dependent hydrogenase large subunit: MAEKVVIDPLTRIEGHLRIEMETAGNQIKKAWSVSTQFRGIETIVQNRDPRDVWAFVQRICGVCTSVHAIASITAVEDAIGSNPPENARLIRGLVLGSQEIQDHVIHFYHLHALDFVNVPNAAKADPAKAVEFANSIGSKWRGNNLKRFTEVRDTVKNILDSGQLSVFTGGYWDHPDYRLPPEADLMCVAHYLDALEFQRSMIRINTVFGGKNPHPNFLVGGMACSIDPTSSESINQVQMDQVKTWVEEINEFVNDCYYPDVLALAGVYKDYFDIGATHPNYLAVGLAGSIFAGDPNKSRLKSPHTAIKPGVILNGDLSKVHPFDPHKIEEFISSAWYEYSVGDKKGLTPDKGETTVKYTGPQPPFEWLGDNDKYTWSKAPRYDGKPMQVGPVARMILAYAQGYEPVKKLVDGAIETLGITPDQINSTMGRTFARAAEATVSAALLREDYNALVDNIKRGDIEVFDASKWDPGHWPQESQGYAFVEVARGDLSHWVSIKNKKVERYQAVVPTTWLAGGRDAKGVPGPYEQSLMGTGTHPLVDPKAPLEPMRTIHSYDPCMSCGVHILDPDGNLVGEAVTS, encoded by the coding sequence ATGGCTGAAAAAGTAGTTATCGACCCGTTGACCCGGATTGAGGGTCACCTGCGCATTGAGATGGAAACTGCTGGCAACCAGATTAAGAAAGCCTGGAGCGTCAGTACCCAGTTCCGAGGAATCGAAACCATCGTGCAGAATCGCGATCCGCGAGATGTATGGGCCTTCGTGCAACGTATTTGTGGGGTTTGTACCTCGGTACATGCTATTGCCTCTATTACCGCAGTCGAGGACGCGATTGGTTCCAATCCCCCCGAAAACGCCCGTTTAATCCGTGGTCTAGTATTGGGGTCACAAGAAATCCAAGACCATGTGATCCACTTCTATCACCTACATGCTCTGGACTTCGTGAATGTTCCTAACGCAGCGAAAGCTGACCCTGCTAAGGCGGTAGAGTTTGCAAACTCCATCGGATCGAAGTGGCGGGGTAATAACCTGAAGCGCTTTACCGAGGTACGAGATACGGTTAAAAATATCTTGGATTCTGGGCAGCTCTCGGTGTTTACCGGCGGGTATTGGGATCACCCCGATTACCGTCTTCCTCCGGAAGCAGATTTGATGTGCGTGGCGCACTATTTGGATGCGCTGGAATTCCAACGTTCCATGATTCGGATTAACACGGTTTTCGGTGGCAAGAACCCGCACCCGAACTTCCTGGTAGGCGGGATGGCCTGTTCTATAGATCCGACGTCTTCAGAATCCATCAACCAGGTGCAAATGGATCAAGTCAAGACCTGGGTTGAAGAGATCAACGAATTCGTCAACGATTGCTATTATCCGGATGTTTTGGCTTTGGCCGGGGTGTATAAAGACTACTTCGATATTGGCGCTACTCATCCCAATTATTTGGCGGTAGGACTGGCGGGGTCGATTTTTGCAGGCGACCCCAATAAGTCGCGGCTAAAATCTCCGCATACGGCTATTAAGCCGGGGGTAATACTCAACGGGGATTTGAGTAAAGTACACCCCTTCGATCCGCACAAGATTGAAGAGTTTATCTCTTCTGCCTGGTATGAATACTCGGTAGGGGACAAGAAAGGTCTAACTCCTGACAAGGGGGAGACCACCGTAAAGTACACCGGGCCGCAGCCACCTTTCGAATGGCTGGGGGATAACGATAAATACACCTGGTCGAAGGCTCCCCGCTATGACGGGAAACCAATGCAGGTGGGGCCGGTAGCCCGGATGATACTGGCTTATGCCCAGGGGTACGAGCCGGTTAAGAAACTAGTCGACGGGGCGATTGAAACCTTGGGAATCACCCCCGATCAGATTAACTCTACGATGGGACGGACTTTTGCCCGGGCTGCAGAAGCCACGGTCTCTGCCGCCTTGCTGCGAGAGGACTATAACGCGCTGGTGGATAACATTAAGCGGGGAGACATTGAGGTTTTCGATGCCAGCAAGTGGGATCCTGGTCATTGGCCGCAAGAATCGCAAGGATACGCGTTTGTAGAGGTCGCCCGGGGGGATCTTTCCCACTGGGTATCAATCAAGAACAAGAAAGTGGAGCGTTATCAAGCAGTAGTACCCACTACCTGGTTGGCAGGAGGACGTGACGCCAAAGGTGTTCCCGGTCCCTATGAGCAATCCCTGATGGGAACGGGGACCCATCCCTTGGTAGATCCCAAGGCTCCTCTAGAACCGATGCGTACTATCCACTCTTATGACCCCTGTATGTCCTGTGGGGTACACATTCTTGATCCCGATGGGAATCTCGTTGGTGAGGCGGTGACCTCATGA
- the cybH gene encoding Ni/Fe-hydrogenase, b-type cytochrome subunit: MSDKPGTTTVEKPKKLSKKDLAKANADRQIEFFPKDASKTKGIEVGGGFSCSDISLRRLLVMAAVSPKGSTDPVDVALKESLRYRFRHGAPNVDIPAENFDPPVDRRYSLARINDMKRTKSGKSRNTIIARGDLESVMNVAKPERALRTLLRKNAQMAGSRGYRCLGVATATVDENGEISPFSMEGFVNVRPVGTGLQGGELTPTSEDWVRLSVWSGSLRFLHWFNVLLIVTLSVTGYYIMDPFFGDTFFRGIDPGFLMGIMRFIHFTAAFAWLAVGAARVIIAFISKDRYMRWETFWPFKKKQDWINFKETVGFYLFLRKESPLYVAHNPLQQMAYTSIYVLGGFQMLIGLALYALPYKNTSLFWQILAAPNDWLGIPMMRFIHAMIMFMFWGFVIGHIYLAFRADSLERHGGISSMISGGVWMRRTSKPYDAPEL; this comes from the coding sequence ATGAGCGATAAACCGGGAACCACGACTGTAGAAAAGCCGAAAAAATTATCTAAGAAAGATTTGGCGAAGGCGAATGCAGATCGGCAAATAGAGTTTTTTCCTAAAGACGCTTCAAAGACCAAAGGAATTGAGGTCGGTGGCGGTTTTAGCTGTTCTGATATCTCCCTGCGCCGTCTGCTAGTAATGGCGGCAGTTTCCCCAAAGGGAAGCACCGATCCGGTAGATGTAGCGCTCAAAGAGTCGCTGCGCTACCGCTTCCGTCATGGTGCCCCTAACGTGGATATTCCCGCCGAGAACTTTGATCCGCCTGTGGATCGGCGCTATTCGTTGGCACGTATCAATGATATGAAGCGCACCAAGTCTGGCAAGTCGCGTAACACTATCATTGCTCGCGGCGATCTTGAGTCGGTGATGAATGTCGCCAAACCCGAGCGGGCGCTGCGTACCCTATTAAGGAAGAACGCCCAGATGGCAGGTTCGCGCGGTTACCGCTGCTTAGGGGTCGCCACCGCCACTGTAGACGAAAACGGCGAAATTAGCCCCTTCTCTATGGAGGGTTTTGTTAATGTGCGCCCAGTGGGTACCGGTCTACAAGGCGGAGAGCTCACTCCCACCAGCGAAGACTGGGTTAGGCTCAGCGTATGGTCAGGCAGCTTGCGTTTCCTGCATTGGTTTAATGTTCTCCTGATTGTTACCCTCTCAGTAACTGGGTACTACATTATGGATCCGTTCTTTGGAGATACTTTCTTCCGGGGCATTGATCCGGGATTCCTCATGGGAATTATGCGTTTCATTCACTTCACAGCCGCATTCGCTTGGCTGGCGGTGGGGGCTGCCCGCGTGATTATTGCGTTCATCTCTAAGGATCGCTATATGCGTTGGGAAACCTTCTGGCCGTTTAAGAAAAAGCAGGATTGGATAAATTTCAAGGAAACAGTAGGATTCTATCTTTTCTTAAGGAAAGAAAGCCCGCTTTATGTAGCGCATAATCCTTTGCAACAGATGGCTTACACCTCCATCTATGTTTTAGGGGGTTTCCAGATGTTGATAGGGCTGGCTCTATACGCGCTGCCCTACAAGAACACCAGTCTCTTCTGGCAGATTTTGGCGGCTCCCAACGATTGGTTGGGGATTCCCATGATGCGCTTCATTCACGCCATGATTATGTTCATGTTCTGGGGTTTCGTTATCGGGCATATCTATTTGGCCTTCCGAGCGGATTCCTTGGAACGGCATGGTGGGATTTCTTCCATGATTTCTGGAGGGGTTTGGATGCGCCGTACTTCCAAACCCTACGATGCCCCAGAACTTTAA
- a CDS encoding hydrogenase small subunit codes for MSYEIKPWREGTLADNLASAGVSRRDFVKYCAGLAAIFAVGTPELAHAAPAQKAAEELADKLGAITKPNVVWLQLQECTGCMESTLRSGGTTVEEVVLNLLSVNYNELVMAAAGEAAEKALADTNAKEHILVVNGSIPTKDGGIYCTIGGKTAEQVLRESAENASIILAVGACAVYGSVQAAKPNPTGAVGVDEIIRDKPVINVSGCPPIGEVITASLTYILTHGKTPEVDSEGRPLFAYGQRIHDSCPRRPHFDAGQFVRTFDDAGAREGWCLYDVGCKGPSTFSPCPIVQWNMKAGWPIGAGHPCIGCTERDFFDRFSPFYQVLPSVPGFGVEATAEKVGLGFTGAVAAGVAVHAGVTAARAAADRKATKNSPMAAFGDATDVDTEPPTPGETTTAEVPEASNDKDSEAK; via the coding sequence ATGAGCTATGAGATAAAACCGTGGCGGGAGGGAACCCTCGCCGATAACCTTGCCAGTGCCGGGGTGAGTCGACGGGATTTCGTTAAATACTGTGCTGGACTAGCAGCCATTTTCGCGGTAGGCACGCCGGAGTTAGCACACGCCGCTCCGGCGCAAAAAGCCGCCGAAGAACTGGCCGACAAACTAGGGGCGATTACTAAACCCAATGTGGTCTGGTTGCAGCTGCAAGAATGTACTGGCTGCATGGAATCTACTTTGCGTAGCGGGGGAACCACAGTAGAAGAGGTGGTACTGAACCTGCTGTCGGTGAACTACAACGAGCTAGTAATGGCGGCAGCCGGCGAGGCCGCCGAAAAGGCGCTGGCTGATACTAACGCGAAGGAACATATCCTGGTAGTAAACGGCTCTATTCCTACCAAAGATGGCGGTATTTACTGCACGATTGGGGGGAAGACCGCCGAACAAGTCTTGCGGGAATCTGCCGAAAATGCTTCCATAATCTTGGCAGTGGGTGCCTGCGCAGTCTATGGTTCCGTGCAAGCTGCAAAACCCAACCCCACCGGTGCGGTCGGCGTAGATGAAATCATCAGAGACAAGCCGGTTATCAACGTATCGGGTTGTCCTCCAATCGGGGAGGTAATCACTGCCTCGTTAACCTATATCTTGACTCACGGGAAGACTCCCGAAGTTGATTCCGAGGGACGTCCCCTGTTTGCCTACGGTCAGCGGATTCATGACTCCTGTCCGCGCCGCCCGCACTTCGATGCGGGTCAGTTCGTACGTACTTTTGATGATGCTGGTGCTCGGGAAGGTTGGTGTCTATACGATGTGGGCTGTAAAGGGCCCTCGACTTTTAGCCCCTGCCCTATAGTCCAATGGAATATGAAAGCCGGTTGGCCGATTGGTGCTGGTCACCCCTGTATAGGTTGTACTGAGCGTGACTTCTTCGATCGGTTCAGCCCCTTCTACCAAGTGTTGCCTAGCGTTCCAGGATTCGGGGTGGAGGCTACCGCCGAGAAGGTAGGTCTTGGCTTTACCGGGGCAGTTGCCGCCGGCGTTGCCGTACACGCAGGGGTCACCGCCGCAAGAGCTGCTGCTGACCGGAAAGCGACCAAGAATTCTCCCATGGCTGCCTTCGGTGATGCCACCGATGTCGATACCGAACCACCCACCCCGGGGGAAACCACTACTGCAGAAGTACCTGAGGCAAGCAACGACAAAGACAGTGAGGCTAAGTAA
- the hypD gene encoding hydrogenase formation protein HypD — MKYVDEFRDPEFARKLVERINAEAKHFDRPLAFMEICGGHTHTIYRHGLEHLLPENVQFIHGPGCPVCVIPMGRVDDALWLANQPDVILTTFGDMMRVPGSKESLLQARARGRDVRFVYSPLDALKIAKENPDKKVIFFAIGFETTAPSTAVTLVAAKKQQVKNFSVFSNHVKIEPPLRAIVGADETRIDGFIGPGHVATVVGSDAFKFLPKEYNKPVVVTGFEPLDILQSVAMLIDQYLSGAVERGEARVENQYSRVVRPEGNLAALRLLDRVFSTRDTFEWRGLGWMPYSGMGISEEFAAWDAERLYHVPGVRVPDPPACECGSVLTGRIKPWECKVFGTACSPEKPIGTCMVSPEGACAAFYNFGRIDRETAHAIVIED, encoded by the coding sequence ATGAAGTACGTTGACGAATTCCGTGACCCCGAGTTTGCGCGCAAACTGGTAGAACGCATCAATGCGGAGGCCAAACACTTTGACCGCCCGCTAGCGTTTATGGAAATTTGCGGAGGACACACCCACACCATTTACCGGCATGGTCTAGAACATCTTTTACCAGAAAACGTGCAGTTCATTCACGGACCGGGCTGCCCGGTGTGTGTAATCCCCATGGGACGGGTAGATGACGCCCTCTGGTTAGCTAACCAACCCGACGTTATTTTGACGACTTTCGGGGACATGATGCGGGTACCGGGTTCTAAAGAATCCCTACTGCAGGCGAGGGCGCGCGGGCGCGACGTTCGTTTCGTTTACTCTCCCCTGGATGCTTTAAAAATTGCGAAAGAAAATCCGGATAAGAAGGTAATTTTCTTTGCGATTGGGTTTGAAACTACAGCCCCTTCCACCGCGGTTACTCTGGTAGCTGCCAAGAAACAGCAGGTAAAAAACTTTTCCGTGTTTTCTAATCACGTGAAGATTGAGCCGCCCCTGCGCGCGATTGTGGGGGCTGATGAAACCCGCATTGATGGTTTTATTGGACCGGGTCACGTGGCGACGGTAGTCGGCTCCGATGCCTTCAAATTTCTGCCTAAAGAATACAACAAACCGGTGGTGGTAACCGGTTTTGAGCCGCTCGATATTTTGCAGTCAGTAGCGATGTTAATCGACCAATACCTGTCGGGAGCGGTTGAACGGGGTGAAGCACGAGTCGAAAACCAATATTCGCGGGTAGTGCGTCCCGAAGGAAACCTCGCAGCCCTCAGGCTACTTGACCGGGTATTTTCTACCCGCGACACTTTCGAGTGGCGCGGTCTCGGGTGGATGCCCTACTCCGGTATGGGAATTTCCGAGGAATTCGCCGCCTGGGATGCCGAGCGGCTGTACCACGTGCCAGGCGTACGGGTTCCTGATCCCCCGGCTTGTGAATGTGGATCGGTACTCACTGGGCGTATCAAACCTTGGGAATGCAAGGTCTTCGGTACCGCCTGTTCCCCGGAGAAGCCCATTGGTACCTGCATGGTTTCCCC
- the hypE gene encoding hydrogenase expression/formation protein HypE: MDPKNRLNKDELKVNSNIARVRSRGMKLKDDYVTLSHGAGGKASAALVDQVFVSGYGNEVLAELTDAGVLPLTDLLDQAIGGKDTDFGGGKLAMSTDSYVVNPIVFPGGSIGELAVNGTVNDLAVSGAIPKVISAGFILEEGLPIADLRREVQAMREAAENAGVRIVTGDTKVVPKGSGDKLFINTAGIGIVPGERNLGASQVQRGDRIIVSGAIADHGMSVMMARGDLAIEAPIKSDTRAVNHLVEALIAAVPQTRWMRDATRGGLGTVLNELAVATGWGIAIEDESIPVHDMTRGACDMLGIDPIYVANEGMFCAVVPADQVDAALTALRALPGGEEAANIGRVVSKPESSVVMVTAFGGTRMIDMLVGDPLPRIC; this comes from the coding sequence GTGGATCCTAAAAACCGCCTTAATAAAGATGAACTCAAAGTAAACTCCAATATCGCGCGGGTGCGCAGTCGCGGAATGAAACTCAAAGACGACTACGTGACGCTCTCGCATGGTGCCGGCGGGAAAGCCTCCGCCGCCCTAGTTGATCAAGTTTTCGTTTCCGGTTATGGCAACGAGGTGCTTGCGGAACTAACCGATGCCGGGGTGCTGCCTTTGACCGACCTGTTAGACCAGGCAATCGGCGGTAAGGACACTGATTTTGGTGGCGGCAAGCTAGCGATGTCCACCGATTCCTATGTAGTTAACCCCATCGTTTTTCCCGGTGGCTCTATCGGGGAACTGGCGGTTAATGGTACCGTCAATGACCTGGCAGTTTCGGGCGCCATCCCCAAAGTGATTAGCGCCGGTTTCATTTTGGAGGAAGGCTTGCCAATCGCGGATCTACGCCGAGAAGTACAGGCAATGCGCGAGGCCGCCGAGAACGCGGGGGTACGAATCGTTACTGGCGATACCAAAGTGGTTCCCAAAGGCAGCGGAGACAAACTTTTTATCAACACCGCTGGCATCGGGATTGTGCCAGGTGAACGTAACCTGGGTGCTAGCCAGGTGCAACGTGGTGACCGAATCATTGTTTCCGGAGCGATCGCCGATCACGGCATGTCAGTAATGATGGCGCGTGGTGATCTGGCGATAGAAGCCCCGATTAAATCAGATACTCGCGCGGTTAATCACCTGGTTGAGGCGCTAATAGCGGCGGTTCCGCAGACTCGTTGGATGCGGGATGCTACTCGCGGCGGCCTGGGAACAGTACTAAACGAACTAGCGGTGGCTACCGGATGGGGGATTGCTATCGAGGACGAATCGATTCCGGTACACGATATGACCCGTGGTGCCTGCGATATGTTGGGTATCGATCCCATTTATGTGGCAAACGAAGGTATGTTCTGTGCGGTTGTACCTGCCGACCAGGTAGATGCGGCGTTAACAGCCCTGCGGGCGCTGCCCGGTGGGGAAGAAGCCGCTAATATCGGGCGGGTAGTTTCTAAACCGGAGTCATCGGTAGTGATGGTGACCGCTTTCGGGGGCACTCGCATGATTGACATGCTGGTCGGCGATCCGCTGCCGCGCATCTGCTAA
- the hypB gene encoding hydrogenase nickel incorporation protein HypB has translation MGRFHRHDDGTVHSHDHGDHAHHHDHGDYVADPEVIGDHSGYDTEKERIEILEDIYAENDHLAEHNRQAFADNNVKVVNLMSSPGSGKTTLLEHTLAKLQGQLRVGIIEGDIETPLDAERLDGYGAQISLLNTGQGFGGECHLDAPMVHHTLDGLDLDQLDLVIIENVGNLVCPAEFDVGENAKAMVFSITEGEDKPLKYPVMFRSVEIVVVNKMDLAPYLKFDMDRFRGYLEQVNPGVKVIELSALNGEGIDPWIEWLKQL, from the coding sequence ATGGGACGTTTTCATCGTCATGATGATGGCACGGTACACTCACACGATCACGGAGATCATGCCCACCACCACGATCACGGTGACTATGTGGCTGACCCGGAAGTAATCGGGGATCACTCCGGATACGACACCGAGAAAGAACGCATTGAAATCCTAGAAGATATCTATGCAGAAAACGACCACTTGGCAGAGCATAACCGTCAGGCATTCGCAGATAATAACGTGAAAGTGGTTAACCTGATGAGTTCGCCCGGATCGGGAAAAACTACTTTGCTGGAACACACTCTGGCGAAACTGCAAGGTCAGTTGCGGGTAGGGATTATCGAAGGCGATATTGAAACTCCTTTAGATGCCGAACGCCTGGACGGTTACGGCGCCCAAATATCCCTACTGAACACCGGACAAGGTTTTGGCGGCGAATGCCACTTGGATGCCCCTATGGTGCACCACACGCTGGATGGTTTGGATCTCGATCAACTTGACCTGGTAATCATCGAAAATGTGGGCAACCTAGTGTGTCCGGCAGAGTTCGACGTGGGTGAGAACGCCAAGGCAATGGTGTTTTCTATTACCGAGGGCGAAGATAAGCCTCTAAAGTATCCGGTGATGTTCCGCTCGGTAGAAATCGTGGTGGTAAATAAGATGGATCTGGCGCCCTATCTAAAGTTCGATATGGATCGGTTCCGCGGATATCTAGAACAGGTTAATCCGGGAGTAAAGGTGATTGAACTGTCTGCGCTCAATGGGGAAGGAATTGACCCCTGGATCGAGTGGCTAAAGCAACTATAA